CTAGAATTATTTAaggtaatattaaaaattccaaatattATCTTTACTCATGAAAATCAACAAAAATAATGTAACATTTAAATCTACAAGAACTTTATTAGCTATGATGATATTGTACGAAATCTTCCTCAATTGTAAATAATGGAACATCTAAAACCTATGTATGCAGAAAATTGtgagtaaatttataaataatgccCCATATACAATGAATATGTCTTGacttttcaataaaattaaaaatgtatctttttaaATGTAGAATTTCTAAATAATATATGTTGATTAGTTGGATCCCTTTCTCTATTGCAAGAAGTATACATTATCAGAATGCATACCAGTTTTCAATTACTTGGCAGTGAACTCGGGCCAATAGTTTACATAATAACGATGTGTTAAACCTTCAAATAATCTATCCAGCCACATTGGTAAACCATCCAAAAGATTATCCTGATACAAGACATTGTTTCCACTCTGTAAAAAGAGTCATTTGTATAACtctatttcattttcataattatagtatataattaaataattttatttataaaatactaaTTATCAATCACAAATAATagagataaattattaaattatttcaattactttaaaaaaatgttaaaatatataaaatataaaatatgtaaatttattGTACCTCATCTTCAGAAAGATCAGATTCGTTAGAACTGTCAAAACCAATAAATGCACCAGCTTCTGCATCATCTGCTCTCCGAGTTAGCTGCTTTGTCATTCGTTCCATTCGCTATATACAAAATTATCATTAGAATTTGTAATCTTAATAtgtaataaatacatataaatattctaaatatataCCTTAGAACCTTTGCCTTTACTACATTCTGGATGTTTGGCGTGatacatacaaaaatatttacggTGCCCATTTAAAGACACTATAGTGCCAACACAATTTTTGGcatttatatttaattctttttgttCTGGCAAGGTGAGGGATAATAATTTCTTATACCAATCTAATCCTCTTTCAAGCGACATATGTCCAAACATAAGAGTCTTATTTTTTCTGTAACaaagataattatttattttaaacaataagaCAAAGAATATTGTAACTCACCTATAAGACCACACAGCTTTATGAAAAGCTGGTAATAATTTTAGTCTACTTTGATCATCAACTAATAATATAATGGTTCTACAGCCTGGTTTTAATAGTCGAACTAAACCATTATATTTCTCTGCACGTAGTTCGTGTAATCGTAATTGTGGCTGCGATGATGTTAATTTAGTATTATCCTTACATTGAGCACGTTCAGCTTGAACACTCGCTTCCTCTAATTTTCTACAATCAAAAATGATTTTAGAGGACATCAAATAAGGTAAATATGTCTATTTTTCTTAACATTATGATAAATGTgtattatgaaatatattttttaaatataaataattttttaatcataTTCATTTTACAATGTAAgtctaaatatagaaaaatgtaaTCTTTTCCATGTATAATAACTTTACTTACACTAGATACGACATTCCATATCCTGCAGCACCAATTAATATTAAAGTAGCAATTACTGATACTAAAGGCAAAATTTGCTCTTTAGTAAGACTATCCGATATATAATCTACAGCTAATAATGCCTTGCCAATAAGTTTGTCTACTGTAccctaaataaataataaaattttaaaatttgtaacatttaaTTCAGTTTAATTTTTGAATGATTACATACCTGTACATGTTCATCTGCTAATTCTCCTACAACCGCTGCATATGGCAAAGCTTCAGAAGCTCGCAATAATCTTTGTATAGTTTGTTCTAAGTTGCGACGTGTTTCGTTCCACTGACCTTCATCTTGAGCAGCTTCAATCCAACCAGTAGGTAACCATTCATACTTCAGATGATTTGCATCCATTCTCCAAATAATAACAATATGTAACAAAGGTTCTAAGGGACTACCTTCTCCTGTTGACAATGCTGATACAAATTCTGGTTGTGTATCTTTAAATACGTATGTATACCTAACTCGTTCAGtactgtaaattaaattttataaaaatgaatttacaatattgaaattgttattaaaaggtattaaatataattctaaaACAATGTTACCTGTAAGAAGACTCTAAAGCTGCTTGCCTAAATTTATGCCTGGCTAAATCATGGAGGGGATTATTTTGTTGCGATATTAAAACTGCACATAATCGTTTGTGAGGTCTCAGCCATTCAGGTGGACAAACAGCGTCTAACATTGCTTGATTTGAAAGTCTTGGTAAAGCAAggaatttattatttgaaataacattGTGCATTGTATCAGTGGATATATCTTTCATACTAACAGATGCCATAGGTTTTTcagaattttcattaaataataACAATGTATCTAAGTCcatagaaattttatattttgtttcaataGATTCTGTTTCTGGTTTTCCAGTCTACAAAAACCAATTTTAAGTTACTAAAAAATTATGTAATTTCAATAATACTGCAATATTATAGCaaacaataaaatttttacCTGGACAAAACCAAATGCAACACGATCTCTATAATAAAatgcaataaataaatatcgcaaTCGTATAGATTCTTTTCTATCAAATATTAAAGCACGAATTCGATTATCTATCCATCCTGAGAGGAAATTGtctacattatttttatttatattaggtATCAATTTATATGGAAATTTGCTTCGCAAAAAGTCTGAAATATGAACAATTTAGTACTTAgatttacaatattataaaataagaatttcatatttataataaaaacattAAATAAAGTATTAGGTTTTCATATACATACCAACAATCTTTTGAATGCTAAAAAGAGATTCCTTATAGACGCTAGTCCGACCATCTATAGTAACAACAAGACATGGTAGTGAATGAATACCCAGCCTTCTTGCCAAAGCAGATTCTTTTTCAGCATGTGCAGTTGCTAAACCAAGACCTAATGGCTCTAACTCGTCAACCAAGTGTCGCCATGTGGGTTCTACTTGCAAACACGCAAAACACCAAtccgaataaaataatattacataagGTGTACGAAAAGTTTTTGGTATTATAACGTTTTCAAATgatctataaataaatatatttatgtttaaagtatttaattatagtAGTATGCATACATATGCACATATTATACAAATACATATGCATACATATGcacaaatttatttacaaaatgtaCAAACCGATAGGTGATGCTCATCTTATAAAAGAGTGAAGTATCTTGAGTTTGGTAATGAAACTTGAAGTTTCCACCAAATAATTCTTCCAAAGGATCAAGGACATTAAAGTGACTACTGTCTCTTCGTTGTCTAGGAATACTTTCCTCTGTAATGCCATgattatcaaatttttttcttctttctggaTCAGTTAAAATCTAagcaaataaatttcaattgtaaaagaaaatcaTAGTTTACattctacatttttttatagaattttacCTCGTATGCTTTtgtaatttctacaaatttattTTCTGCACTAGGATGATCAGTTTTATCAGGATGCCTGAAGAAATAAGACATAACTGATAAAtattaagattaattttatttgaaaatacaattaaaatcacaaaaaatggattttttctgttaaaaaataatagattAATATTTGGATATTACAACTAAAATAAAAGTTATCATTTGACACTGattacatattttaaaattgatatcAATACATTTGTATTCTTCGATGTGTATTTTCATTTAATGTCTGCAAAATATATAGtgctaaatataaaatatattattatgtgCAAATTGTTCTTATgacaaagaaaattgaaaacaaactTTACCAAAGTGATTTATTTCCATAGACTAAAATAcatcataatatttttttcggTACATACCATTCTTTGACAAGATTTTTATATGCCTTTCGAATTTCTTGTAAGGTCGCACGTTTGTGGACGCCTAATATTTTATATGGGTTTCCCAATGACTCGATTCCACTAGCCGACGACAGTAAGTGAGTTGTTATAATAAAAATCACGATAAGAAATGAGAACCTCATTAATAATCCTATATTATCCACTCTCTTGTTAATGCTATTTGATCGTTTGCTTACAGACTCGAAGGTtcttaaaaaattaatcgataacaTTATTTGTGACGCAGTTTTAACGTGCGTGTATATCTATTGAATTATACACTTTAATATCAAGTCAACATTGACTAAAACTATCCTTTTTTCTCTTTACAATGTTTAGCAAACATGTTCAACACAAATTTTGGCTTAGTTTTACGCCGAAAGCTTTGTCATTACAATTTTATAGTGATGTTTCTGGATAACCATGTTGTCAAATCAGATATATACAGTGAACATTAAATCCTAGAATGCTCTAGTACAGCGCTGTCCAAGCTAGGTCTCAAGAGACCTCTGGGATACTCCCACTACCATCCGCGTTGTCATGAACACCTCACGACGCAAAGAAAAGGACCCCGCAGCCAACGACAGAGATACTAGCTTATCATGGCTACCTCTTTAGCGTCAAGTGATTTTCTGATAACGCAGGCATGTGCCTAGGGAAGGAACAATTGGAAGGGGAAGCAGGCGCGTTAGGGACTCGTAACTGAACAGCGCTACTCTGGTAGAAGGGTAGGTTCGATTATAAGAAGAAACTAAATAGAAAGAATATTCCATCATATATTTTCAAAcgtactttttaaatattttttttcgttatattacgtaatataaatttaatttaaagtacattttataatattcttGTAAAGAAAAACTAACGAGTAAAAATGATTTCTAGTTTAAAACAAGTCTCATATAAAATACAGATATAAGctcattaaaaaaatatatatttctcattTGAAACCAAACCATTGTTTttactaaatatttatatatttttcattttattttattatgttaAATTTACAACTGGCCTTTATTAAACCAATCTATACATTTTAAACATGATAATAAGACGTACACAAAGGTAAAATCCATTAATATctcgtttaaaataaaagaGGTTTcactaaaattaattattattaatacgatGAAGACATTTCTCTAAACATCCAAATATTTTCTCattattagaaaaattattaatctttTCACTGattgataaatatatatattttaaataaattttagtgtgaaattgataaatataaacagttctaaaaatattacaattttcataCTTATTTCCGTTTGCAAAACAGACATTCAGTATAAGACCAAAATTAGACCTGTGTGTCAGCTACAGTAGAATACTCAAGACAATTACTATTTGTAGCCCTCTGGTGATGGTTTTATATAATAAGACCTAGCGACATCTAGTGATTTCATATTTGGCTACTGGTGGTACGACCATGAAGTTTATAACATCACTAAATATTTTGAACCTGTGAAAATAGATCGGGCGGACTGTATTGAAATCATCAAACTTACAAAGCGAAACAATTGTCAATAAACTAGATCCAAAGTAAATAAGATTtacgtgttatacattatattaaattGCAAACATACTTTTCCTTAATATATACCAATATGTAACAATATATACTTTGTATTATATGTAAGTCTTTAAACGAAATGGGAATGCTTAATTGCATTGGTCCTGTTATCGGGCATTTACATTAAGTGCACATATTTATGtactattaaaaaatatcattgaccacagaaataaaaaatttctttcacgtTGCTTTCATAAATAATCGATGTTTCAGTAGCTTTCTGCAAGATGATCAGAAACTTATGTATGACATAACGACTAATATTATAGATCTACTTTAATACATAAAAATGGCTGGTGCTACTTGGGCTGAAGACGAAATTGGACGAAAATGGGATCGTTGTTTTACAGATGCTATTTTTAAATTCGGTAAATgtcatttaatatttataattactgCCTAAGATTAAaaagatttttaatttattagttGTTTCTAATACGATTGCATTTTTCTAGGAGGAGGAATTTTTCTTGGTGGTATATTCTCTCTGTTCTTTTTCAAACGTAAGATTTGATTCCTCTATTACTATTTAACTAgaaattgtatataatttattaatattgataaaaatttataatttatttgataATACATGTAATTAGTATACTGTTACAATAATGGATCAATGATAAGAATATTTTTGAAGGttaagataaaataattttttattgaaaaatgcggctaaaattgtattttcaatgTTGTTAAGCatgattttgtattttattgtatatatttcataatctcaatattttatttttgtaaattacttTATTATGTATCCGAGGTAAGTTAAATGCTATAACACATTTAGTTTTTGAAAcctcaaatataaaataattgtaattactATTCATTGTACGTGTAATTAATATTGTCATTATGAATATCTTAGAATATAGAAAATAATGATGTTTTTGAATTAACTTAATAAAATTGACTATTAATGTATATTACAAATTaacataattttaattaatttttgtaggGAGAAAATGGCCTATTTTAACTGGAGCAGGGTTTGGATTAGGTATGGCATATTCTAATTGTCAAGAAGATTTGAATTCCACAATAAGATCACAACAAAAACCCAAAGCTTGTAGCAAAGTTCTAACCAAAGGTGATAGCATGGCTGTATCCAAAAATGAAGTAAAACAAAGTCCTTAAcaagttttattgaaaaaattgtcatGCTGTTAtaaaacaacgtataacatacttaCAAACTAGTTGAACTTGTATTATAGTGTCGTACGAAATaaaatcgttaataattttaaattattgcgCTCAATTTACAAAAGagattacaataaaaatatttattatttactttattatttataacattTAAAATAGATACTTAAAAATCAGAAATAAATTACATTCACATTATATATTCAATACTTCATTTCCATAAATGTGTTAATATTTGATTACTTTTATTGCaactttgtaataaataaaactttgaagataataatcaaaaataaaatgcatTAAGACTTTGCAAGCATAATGTTGAGAAGTGTGTATAGAATCTTTTTTAGAACaaattttatctaaaaataGGAAAGGAGTTTTAAAAACAAA
This window of the Ptiloglossa arizonensis isolate GNS036 chromosome 13, iyPtiAriz1_principal, whole genome shotgun sequence genome carries:
- the L(3)80fg gene encoding dnaJ homolog subfamily C member 16 l(3)80Fg; protein product: MLSINFLRTFESVSKRSNSINKRVDNIGLLMRFSFLIVIFIITTHLLSSASGIESLGNPYKILGVHKRATLQEIRKAYKNLVKEWHPDKTDHPSAENKFVEITKAYEILTDPERRKKFDNHGITEESIPRQRRDSSHFNVLDPLEELFGGNFKFHYQTQDTSLFYKMSITYRSFENVIIPKTFRTPYVILFYSDWCFACLQVEPTWRHLVDELEPLGLGLATAHAEKESALARRLGIHSLPCLVVTIDGRTSVYKESLFSIQKIVDFLRSKFPYKLIPNINKNNVDNFLSGWIDNRIRALIFDRKESIRLRYLFIAFYYRDRVAFGFVQTGKPETESIETKYKISMDLDTLLLFNENSEKPMASVSMKDISTDTMHNVISNNKFLALPRLSNQAMLDAVCPPEWLRPHKRLCAVLISQQNNPLHDLARHKFRQAALESSYSTERVRYTYVFKDTQPEFVSALSTGEGSPLEPLLHIVIIWRMDANHLKYEWLPTGWIEAAQDEGQWNETRRNLEQTIQRLLRASEALPYAAVVGELADEHVQGTVDKLIGKALLAVDYISDSLTKEQILPLVSVIATLILIGAAGYGMSYLVKLEEASVQAERAQCKDNTKLTSSQPQLRLHELRAEKYNGLVRLLKPGCRTIILLVDDQSRLKLLPAFHKAVWSYRKNKTLMFGHMSLERGLDWYKKLLSLTLPEQKELNINAKNCVGTIVSLNGHRKYFCMYHAKHPECSKGKGSKRMERMTKQLTRRADDAEAGAFIGFDSSNESDLSEDESGNNVLYQDNLLDGLPMWLDRLFEGLTHRYYVNYWPEFTAK
- the LOC143153867 gene encoding MICOS complex subunit Mic10 codes for the protein MAGATWAEDEIGRKWDRCFTDAIFKFGGGIFLGGIFSLFFFKRRKWPILTGAGFGLGMAYSNCQEDLNSTIRSQQKPKACSKVLTKGDSMAVSKNEVKQSP